The following are encoded together in the Xanthomonas sacchari genome:
- a CDS encoding protein phosphatase CheZ, with the protein MEATAERTALIERLQGALDALENGDEAGWRREIDTLAAWRTRPMMQGLSRLARDLGQALGELPVVPSEAGELDDACSRLDHVVEMTEQASHRTLDLAEECRALADQLAAGGLSGDQSEILDKIRHNLTEMALAQSFQDLTGQIIRRVAGIVRRVHEGFGALGLPPKEENKKADGSLAGPALPGLDRHGVSQHDADDLLSGLGL; encoded by the coding sequence ATGGAAGCCACCGCCGAACGTACCGCCCTGATCGAACGCCTGCAAGGCGCGCTGGACGCGCTGGAAAACGGCGACGAGGCCGGCTGGCGCAGGGAGATCGACACCCTCGCCGCCTGGCGCACGCGGCCGATGATGCAGGGCCTGAGCCGGCTCGCGCGCGATCTGGGGCAGGCGCTCGGCGAACTGCCGGTGGTGCCCAGCGAGGCCGGCGAGCTGGACGACGCCTGCTCGCGCCTGGACCACGTGGTGGAGATGACCGAACAGGCCAGCCACCGCACCCTGGACCTGGCCGAGGAATGCCGTGCGCTGGCCGACCAGCTCGCCGCCGGCGGCCTCAGCGGCGACCAGAGCGAGATCCTCGACAAGATCCGCCACAACCTCACCGAAATGGCCCTGGCGCAGAGCTTCCAGGACCTGACCGGGCAGATCATCCGCCGCGTCGCCGGCATCGTGCGCCGCGTGCACGAGGGCTTCGGCGCGCTGGGTCTGCCGCCGAAGGAAGAAAACAAGAAGGCCGACGGCAGCCTGGCCGGCCCGGCCCTGCCCGGCCTGGACCGCCACGGCGTGTCGCAGCACGACGCCGACGACCTGCTCTCGGGCCTGGGACTGTAA
- the cheY gene encoding chemotaxis response regulator CheY: MNKNMRILIVDDFSTMRRIVKNLLGDLGFTNTAEAEDGNSALAALRSAPFEFVVTDWNMPGMTGIDLLRNIRADDKLKHLPVLMVTAEAKREQIIEAAQCGVNGYIIKPFTAQTLQEKLGKIFERLGATA; the protein is encoded by the coding sequence GTGAACAAGAACATGCGGATTTTGATCGTGGACGATTTCTCGACGATGCGACGCATCGTCAAGAATCTGCTCGGCGATCTGGGCTTCACCAATACCGCCGAGGCCGAAGACGGCAACAGCGCCCTGGCCGCGCTGCGCTCGGCGCCGTTCGAGTTCGTGGTCACCGACTGGAACATGCCGGGCATGACCGGCATCGATCTGCTGCGCAACATCCGCGCCGACGACAAGCTCAAGCACCTGCCGGTGCTGATGGTCACCGCCGAGGCGAAGCGCGAGCAGATCATCGAGGCCGCACAGTGCGGCGTGAACGGCTACATCATCAAGCCGTTCACCGCGCAGACGCTGCAGGAGAAGCTGGGCAAGATCTTCGAACGCCTGGGAGCGACCGCCTAA
- a CDS encoding RNA polymerase sigma factor FliA, whose protein sequence is MNAAAHYRAVQRNSANDYITQHSDLVRRIAHHLAARLPASVEIDDLIQAGMIGLIEASRSYDAEQGASFETYASIRIRGAMIDEIRRGDWVPRSVHRRARDAASAIRKIEQSTGRAAAANEVAAAMDMPLPEYLRLMEDAARGQVLSLESRIEDHGELDTIAKGGPNPQQMLERSEFGRELGKAIAQLPEREQLVLSLYYEQELNLKEIGAVLGVSESRVCQIHGQATVRLRGRLKAFEVADAGLEDEE, encoded by the coding sequence ATGAACGCCGCCGCCCACTACCGCGCCGTCCAGCGCAACAGCGCCAACGACTACATCACCCAGCACTCGGACCTGGTCCGGCGCATCGCCCACCACCTGGCGGCGCGGCTGCCGGCCAGCGTCGAGATCGACGATCTGATCCAGGCCGGCATGATCGGCCTGATCGAGGCCTCGCGCAGCTACGACGCCGAACAGGGCGCCTCGTTCGAGACCTACGCCTCGATCCGCATCCGCGGTGCGATGATCGACGAGATCCGCCGTGGCGACTGGGTGCCGCGCTCGGTGCACCGCCGCGCCCGCGACGCCGCCTCGGCGATCCGCAAGATCGAACAGAGCACCGGCCGCGCCGCCGCCGCCAACGAAGTGGCCGCGGCAATGGACATGCCGCTTCCCGAATACCTGCGTTTGATGGAAGATGCCGCCCGCGGACAGGTGCTGAGCCTGGAGTCGCGCATCGAGGACCATGGCGAACTGGATACCATCGCCAAGGGCGGACCCAATCCGCAGCAGATGCTCGAGCGCAGCGAATTCGGCCGCGAGCTGGGCAAGGCCATCGCGCAGTTGCCCGAACGCGAGCAGTTGGTGCTGTCGCTGTACTACGAGCAGGAATTGAACCTCAAGGAAATCGGCGCGGTGCTCGGGGTCAGCGAGTCGCGCGTGTGTCAGATCCATGGCCAGGCCACGGTACGGTTGCGCGGACGCCTGAAGGCGTTCGAGGTCGCCGATGCCGGTCTGGAAGACGAAGAATAG
- a CDS encoding P-loop NTPase, which yields MPSRDYVNLTNAFPLSATRSEPLGPVRTIAVTGGKGGVGKTNISVNLSMALADMGKRTLLLDADLGLANVDVLLGLTPKFTVADLVAGRCTLEEVLIDMPNGLMVVPAASGRRYMAELPPAQHVGLVNVFSELQRELDVMIVDTAAGITDSVLTFCQAAQDAVVVVCDEPASITDAYALIKVLSRERGVDRVQIVANMVRDLNEGRLLYDKLSRVCEKFLGDVSLNYLGCVPQDDWLRLSVQRQQPVVKAYPSSPSAQAISEIARRTARWQAPTAPRGNVEFFVERIIQRGVAA from the coding sequence ATGCCGTCGCGTGACTACGTCAATCTGACCAATGCCTTCCCCCTGTCGGCGACGCGCAGCGAACCGCTGGGTCCGGTGCGCACCATCGCCGTGACCGGCGGCAAGGGCGGCGTGGGCAAGACCAACATCTCGGTGAACCTGTCCATGGCGCTGGCCGACATGGGCAAGCGCACCCTGCTGCTGGACGCCGACCTGGGCCTGGCCAACGTCGACGTGCTGCTGGGCCTGACCCCCAAGTTCACCGTGGCCGACCTGGTGGCCGGGCGCTGCACCCTGGAAGAGGTGCTGATCGACATGCCCAACGGGCTGATGGTGGTGCCCGCCGCCTCCGGCCGCCGCTACATGGCCGAGCTTCCGCCGGCCCAGCACGTGGGGCTGGTCAACGTGTTCTCCGAGTTGCAGCGCGAGCTGGACGTGATGATCGTCGACACCGCCGCCGGCATCACCGACAGCGTGCTGACCTTCTGCCAGGCCGCGCAGGACGCGGTGGTGGTGGTCTGCGACGAGCCGGCCTCGATCACCGACGCCTACGCCTTGATCAAGGTCCTCTCGCGCGAGCGCGGCGTGGACCGGGTGCAGATCGTCGCCAACATGGTCCGCGACCTCAACGAAGGCCGCCTGCTGTACGACAAGCTCAGCCGGGTCTGCGAGAAGTTCCTGGGCGACGTGTCGCTGAACTACCTGGGCTGCGTGCCGCAGGACGACTGGCTGCGCCTGTCGGTGCAGCGCCAGCAGCCGGTGGTCAAGGCCTACCCGTCCAGCCCGTCGGCGCAGGCGATCTCCGAGATCGCCCGGCGCACCGCGCGCTGGCAGGCGCCGACCGCCCCGCGCGGCAACGTCGAGTTCTTCGTCGAACGCATCATCCAGCGCGGGGTGGCCGCATGA
- the flhF gene encoding flagellar biosynthesis protein FlhF: MKIKRFVAPDMRTAFRMVRDEHGPDAVILSNRRTDEGIEIVAASNYDEALVQRALDAVRPDEAPRAAAAQAPAAPAPRAARSDNAAASPAMAMMAAISERRGSAAPAAAAARPLTQPAALAASAMPAAAAPAAAARQPAPAKAAAPVTGRADFSIPEDVFRNAPISVPLPSPFAAATPAPAAEAMPAWRDDVAAVALTPLASPSTAPAPAPAAPSVAKADAPAAAGIPAAATLAAVPTFPAPQNDEQLTQLRDELALMRQMIEREMNRLTDERLRGSPVRAQALELMDDYGFDSGITRDVVMQIPADLELHRGRGLMLGLLSKRLPIAPLDPLEEGGVIALIGPTGAGKTTTIAKLASRFLERHAARDVALVTTDTIRVGGREQLHSYGRQLGIAVHEADSDAALQQLLERLADYKLVLIDTAGMGQRDRALAAQLHWLRASRVVRSLLVLPANAHFSDLDEVVRRFAGADPQGVIMTKLDETGRFGSALSVVVDHRLPITWVTDGQRVPDDLHRANAASLVLRLEDLRRAADKPCTPEQTHAVA, encoded by the coding sequence ATGAAGATCAAACGCTTTGTCGCCCCCGACATGCGCACCGCCTTCCGGATGGTGCGCGACGAGCACGGGCCGGATGCGGTGATCCTGTCCAATCGGCGTACCGACGAGGGCATCGAGATCGTCGCCGCCAGCAACTACGACGAGGCCCTGGTGCAGCGGGCGCTGGATGCGGTGCGCCCGGACGAGGCGCCGCGCGCCGCCGCCGCGCAGGCACCGGCCGCTCCCGCTCCGCGCGCTGCACGGAGCGACAACGCCGCCGCCAGCCCGGCGATGGCGATGATGGCCGCGATCAGCGAGCGCCGCGGCAGTGCCGCGCCGGCCGCTGCCGCCGCACGGCCGCTGACCCAGCCGGCGGCGCTGGCCGCCTCGGCGATGCCCGCCGCGGCCGCCCCGGCTGCCGCCGCACGCCAGCCCGCCCCGGCCAAGGCCGCGGCACCGGTCACCGGCCGCGCCGACTTCAGCATCCCCGAGGACGTGTTCCGCAACGCCCCGATCAGCGTGCCCCTGCCCAGCCCGTTCGCCGCCGCCACCCCGGCCCCGGCCGCCGAGGCCATGCCGGCCTGGCGCGACGACGTCGCCGCGGTGGCGCTGACCCCGCTGGCGAGCCCGAGCACGGCTCCGGCCCCGGCCCCGGCCGCGCCGAGCGTGGCCAAGGCCGACGCGCCGGCCGCTGCCGGAATCCCGGCGGCCGCCACGCTGGCGGCGGTGCCGACCTTCCCCGCCCCGCAGAACGACGAACAATTGACGCAGCTGCGCGACGAACTGGCGCTGATGCGGCAGATGATCGAGCGTGAGATGAACCGCCTCACCGACGAGCGCCTGCGCGGTTCGCCGGTCCGCGCCCAGGCGCTGGAGCTGATGGACGACTACGGCTTCGACAGCGGCATCACCCGCGACGTGGTCATGCAGATCCCCGCCGACCTGGAGCTGCACCGTGGCCGCGGGCTGATGCTGGGCCTGCTGTCCAAGCGCCTGCCGATCGCCCCGCTGGACCCGCTCGAGGAAGGCGGCGTGATCGCCCTGATCGGGCCCACCGGCGCCGGCAAGACCACGACCATCGCCAAGCTGGCCTCGCGCTTCCTGGAGCGCCATGCCGCCCGCGACGTGGCCCTGGTCACCACCGACACCATCCGCGTGGGCGGCCGCGAACAGCTGCACAGCTACGGCCGCCAGCTCGGCATCGCCGTGCACGAGGCCGACAGCGACGCCGCGCTGCAGCAGCTGCTGGAGCGCCTGGCCGACTACAAGCTGGTGCTGATCGACACCGCCGGCATGGGCCAGCGCGACCGCGCCCTGGCTGCCCAGCTGCACTGGCTGCGCGCCTCGCGGGTGGTCCGATCCTTGCTGGTACTCCCCGCCAACGCCCATTTCTCCGACCTGGACGAGGTGGTGCGCCGGTTCGCCGGCGCCGACCCACAGGGGGTCATCATGACCAAGTTGGACGAAACCGGGCGGTTCGGCAGTGCCTTGTCGGTGGTCGTGGACCACCGCCTCCCCATCACCTGGGTGACCGATGGACAGCGTGTGCCGGACGACCTGCACCGCGCCAACGCCGCCAGCCTGGTATTGCGCCTTGAAGATTTGCGGCGCGCTGCCGATAAGCCCTGTACTCCGGAGCAGACCCATGCCGTCGCGTGA
- the flhA gene encoding flagellar biosynthesis protein FlhA has translation MNTRKLMDMIKHGLGAPVIVLLMLAMVVVPLAAPVLDALFTFNIAISLMVLLAVVYVKRPLEFSIFPIVLLMTTMLRLALNVASTRVILINGQGGHGAAGKVIEAFGEFVIGGNYAVGIVVFAILTIINFVVITKGAGRVSEVTARFILDAMPGKQMAIDADLNAGLLTREEAKARREEVREEADFYGSMDGASKFIRGDAIAGILILFINLIGGMAVGVLQHGMPVAQAASTYTLLSIGDGLVAQLPALLVSSAVAMLVTRASRSQDMGASMMGQVFGQHKALAVAAAILGLVGLIPGMPNVAFLTLALILGVLAWKMWKRSLQPTPAAAEAAPQAAAAAQANAELGWDELRPIDPLGLEVGYRLIPLVDKAQGGELMARIKGVRRKLTQDIGFLVPPVHIRDNLELPANAYRLLVHGVPVATADIHPDRELALDPGGALGKIDGIAGKDPAFGLDAIWIQPHLRAQAETMGYTVVDPATVIATHLSHLIREHAPELLGHEEVQQLLATLAKSAPKLVEDLTPKALPLSVVVRVLQNLLIEKIPVRQLRKIVEALVEHAPQSQEPGALTAAVRNALGRFIVQEIAGMAPELPVFTLAPQLERVLQDSTQGNGAALEPGLAERLHQSLADCVSKQEARNEPAVVLVPAQVRAALARLVRHSVPALSVLSYSEVPEDKRLKLVGTIS, from the coding sequence ATGAACACGCGCAAGTTGATGGACATGATCAAGCACGGGCTCGGCGCCCCGGTGATCGTGTTGCTGATGCTGGCGATGGTGGTGGTGCCGCTGGCCGCCCCGGTGCTGGACGCCCTGTTCACCTTCAACATCGCCATCTCGCTGATGGTGCTGCTGGCGGTGGTGTACGTGAAGCGGCCACTGGAATTCAGCATCTTCCCGATCGTGCTGCTGATGACCACGATGCTGCGCCTGGCGCTGAACGTGGCCTCCACCCGCGTGATCCTGATCAACGGCCAGGGCGGCCACGGCGCGGCCGGCAAGGTGATCGAGGCCTTCGGCGAATTCGTGATCGGCGGCAACTATGCGGTCGGCATCGTGGTGTTCGCGATCCTCACCATCATCAACTTCGTGGTCATCACCAAGGGCGCCGGGCGCGTGTCGGAAGTGACCGCGCGCTTCATCCTCGACGCCATGCCCGGCAAGCAGATGGCGATCGACGCCGACCTCAACGCCGGCCTGCTGACCCGCGAGGAAGCCAAGGCCCGCCGCGAGGAAGTGCGCGAGGAAGCGGACTTCTACGGCTCGATGGACGGCGCCAGCAAGTTCATCCGCGGCGACGCCATCGCCGGCATCCTGATCCTGTTCATCAACCTGATCGGCGGCATGGCGGTCGGCGTGCTGCAGCACGGCATGCCGGTGGCCCAGGCCGCCTCCACCTATACCCTGCTGTCGATCGGCGATGGCCTGGTCGCGCAGCTGCCGGCACTGCTGGTGTCCTCGGCGGTGGCGATGCTGGTCACCCGTGCCTCGCGTTCGCAGGACATGGGTGCCTCGATGATGGGCCAGGTGTTCGGCCAGCATAAGGCGCTGGCGGTGGCCGCGGCGATCCTGGGCCTGGTCGGCCTGATCCCGGGCATGCCCAACGTCGCTTTCTTGACGCTGGCGCTGATCCTGGGCGTGCTGGCGTGGAAGATGTGGAAGCGCAGCCTGCAGCCGACCCCGGCCGCCGCCGAGGCGGCGCCGCAGGCCGCAGCGGCCGCCCAGGCCAACGCCGAACTGGGCTGGGACGAACTGCGCCCGATCGACCCGCTGGGCCTGGAAGTGGGCTACCGGCTGATCCCGCTGGTGGACAAGGCCCAGGGCGGCGAGCTGATGGCGCGGATCAAGGGCGTGCGCCGCAAGCTGACCCAGGACATCGGCTTCCTGGTGCCGCCGGTGCACATCCGCGACAACCTGGAACTGCCGGCCAACGCCTACCGCCTGCTGGTGCATGGCGTGCCGGTGGCCACCGCCGACATCCACCCGGACCGCGAACTGGCGCTGGACCCGGGCGGTGCGCTCGGCAAGATCGACGGCATTGCCGGCAAGGACCCGGCGTTCGGCCTGGATGCGATCTGGATCCAGCCGCACCTGCGCGCCCAGGCCGAGACCATGGGCTACACCGTGGTCGACCCAGCCACGGTGATCGCCACCCACCTCTCGCACCTGATCCGCGAGCACGCCCCGGAACTGCTCGGCCACGAGGAAGTGCAGCAGCTGCTGGCGACCCTGGCCAAGAGCGCGCCCAAGCTGGTCGAGGACCTCACCCCCAAGGCGTTGCCGCTGTCGGTGGTGGTGCGGGTGCTGCAGAACCTGCTCATCGAGAAGATCCCGGTGCGGCAGCTGCGCAAGATCGTCGAGGCCCTGGTCGAGCACGCCCCGCAGAGTCAGGAACCCGGCGCGCTCACCGCCGCCGTGCGCAACGCCCTGGGCCGGTTCATCGTCCAGGAGATCGCCGGCATGGCCCCGGAACTGCCGGTGTTCACCCTGGCCCCGCAATTGGAACGTGTCTTGCAGGACTCTACCCAGGGCAACGGCGCGGCGCTGGAACCCGGACTGGCCGAGCGCTTGCACCAAAGTCTGGCGGACTGCGTGAGCAAGCAGGAGGCGCGCAACGAACCGGCAGTGGTGCTGGTCCCGGCGCAGGTCCGCGCCGCCCTCGCCCGCCTGGTCCGCCACAGCGTCCCCGCGCTGTCGGTCCTGTCCTACAGCGAAGTGCCGGAGGACAAGCGGCTGAAGCTGGTGGGCACGATCAGTTGA
- the flhB gene encoding flagellar biosynthesis protein FlhB, producing the protein MSESEEGAERTEQPTDKRLREAREQGNIPHSRELATAAVFSAGVFALMGLSTSMTAGAVAWLKQALRPDLSMRDHPEAMFGHFGDLLLNLLWVVLPLVGICLAASFAAPVLMGTLRFSGQALIPKFDRLNPMNGLSRMYGAETIVELLKSILRMGFVGGAAMLCLWGSTDFLRSLLLQPLEQAIGHGLGFTLRLLLYTAGALALLAAIDAPYQKWNYIRKLKMTREEVRREMKESDGSPEVKGRIRQMQMQMSQRRMMEAVPKADVVVVNPTHYAVALKYESGRMRAPTVVAKGVDEIAFRIREVGEQHRVAVISAPPLARALYREGQLGKEIPVRLYSAVAQVLSYVYQLRAWRSGPMPPLPPLEVDEFAPGSQP; encoded by the coding sequence ATGTCCGAGAGCGAAGAAGGCGCAGAGCGCACAGAACAGCCAACAGACAAACGCCTGCGCGAAGCCCGCGAACAGGGCAACATCCCGCATTCGCGCGAGTTGGCGACGGCCGCGGTGTTCAGCGCCGGCGTCTTCGCCCTGATGGGCCTGTCCACCTCCATGACCGCCGGGGCGGTGGCCTGGCTGAAACAGGCGCTGCGCCCGGACCTGTCGATGCGCGACCATCCGGAGGCGATGTTCGGCCATTTCGGCGACCTGCTGCTGAACCTGCTCTGGGTGGTGCTGCCGCTGGTAGGCATCTGCCTGGCAGCCAGCTTCGCCGCGCCGGTGCTGATGGGCACCCTGCGCTTCTCCGGCCAGGCGCTGATCCCCAAGTTCGACCGGCTCAACCCGATGAACGGGCTCAGCCGCATGTACGGCGCCGAGACCATCGTCGAGCTGCTCAAGTCGATCCTGCGCATGGGCTTCGTCGGCGGCGCCGCGATGCTGTGCCTGTGGGGCAGCACCGACTTCCTGCGCAGCCTGCTGCTGCAGCCGCTGGAACAGGCCATCGGCCACGGCCTGGGCTTCACCCTGCGGCTGCTGCTGTACACCGCCGGCGCGCTGGCGCTGCTGGCCGCGATCGATGCGCCCTATCAGAAATGGAATTACATCCGCAAATTGAAGATGACCCGGGAGGAAGTGCGCCGGGAAATGAAGGAAAGCGACGGCAGCCCCGAGGTCAAGGGCCGCATCCGCCAGATGCAGATGCAGATGTCGCAGCGGCGGATGATGGAAGCCGTGCCCAAGGCCGACGTGGTGGTGGTCAACCCCACCCACTACGCGGTGGCGCTGAAGTACGAGAGCGGGCGCATGCGCGCCCCCACCGTGGTCGCCAAGGGCGTGGACGAGATCGCCTTCCGCATCCGCGAGGTCGGCGAGCAGCACCGCGTGGCGGTGATCTCGGCGCCGCCTTTGGCACGCGCCTTGTATAGGGAAGGCCAACTCGGCAAGGAAATTCCCGTGAGACTGTATTCCGCGGTGGCGCAGGTCCTCTCGTACGTCTACCAGCTGCGCGCCTGGCGCAGCGGGCCGATGCCGCCGTTGCCGCCGTTGGAAGTGGATGAATTCGCCCCGGGGAGCCAGCCATGA
- a CDS encoding ligand-binding sensor domain-containing diguanylate cyclase: protein MIPLRHYAQDQGLLGLAGTCLLQRRDGSLLVCSESGLYTFDGDQFQQVTLQGRGGHYISDAAEDAERRLWVATFDAIYVDDGAPARWIPLEHDRLASHRKLNRPRLAAPAWGTVVLDDHRLLRAVRKADASGWELRPLFDAATLARQPELADIHDQFVVDDTLWLGCAKALCRIDADGRATRYDQAHGLPPDFWRNAVRDRAGSLWVVGSNKVMRLPAGATRFQEQTPPGLEGPTLVTWRTPILLDPQGRVLVRTNHGLARWEDGHWRTFDRRNGLPEGNLVAMRFDQAGDLWLSMDGEGVLRWNGYGWIENWDVSQGISRAPTWSIQRTQRGELLSGNEGGVDRLREDGRFQRWPSDHGTQMIGLRRAADGTLWSIGSIGVLRHYDAQGRLLRAYPQLRSGGGGRQRMVIAKQLFVDAADRVWILTDDGVYLLAQATADAVPRRLSTLPGGEYSDVQQRHDGSLLMTGVAGLFRLRGDTWTPIRLVADSAPAQPVLSKLLVLDDGQAWASLYGPGAWQGRLDGDTLHLHPADVQLSGLQIYSLRHTRNGWIWISHNQGVDVYNGRAWSRLTQAQGLLWNDMSESAFLEDHDGSVWLGSSRGVTHLLDPTRLFPARAPRLVLKEFSRGGVPVGAGTRLRWSEDPLHIAVGSPDLYDERNRISFRYRFEGAHTRWLHTPNFEFEQPPLAPGDYVLEVQLLDAYRRSASAPLRVAFSVAPVWWRSQPMLVLYLLLGGGLVVALLLWRERRLHQRQRELADLVARRTEELEHDKRELEIARAALAVKASHDALTGLLNRAGILEALAAQMRRSDAEQTPLAVAMIDLDHFKRINDEHGHLVGDAVLIEVARRLGANLRDADLVGRYGGEELLAVLPGLPTSCGDRLQALRAIIAGQPLRIGERQLAITASIGVAWYRPGEPLQQLLARADAALYQAKRLGRDRVELQPA, encoded by the coding sequence GTGATCCCGTTGCGGCACTACGCACAGGACCAGGGGCTGCTCGGCCTGGCCGGGACCTGCCTGCTGCAGCGGCGCGACGGCAGCCTGCTGGTCTGCAGCGAAAGCGGGCTGTACACCTTCGACGGCGACCAGTTCCAGCAAGTGACGCTGCAGGGCCGCGGTGGCCATTACATCTCCGATGCCGCCGAGGATGCCGAGCGGCGGCTGTGGGTGGCTACCTTCGATGCGATCTACGTGGACGACGGCGCGCCGGCGCGGTGGATCCCACTGGAACACGACCGCCTGGCGTCGCATCGAAAGTTGAATCGCCCGCGACTGGCCGCCCCGGCCTGGGGCACGGTGGTGCTGGACGACCATCGCCTCCTGCGCGCGGTGCGCAAGGCCGATGCCAGCGGATGGGAGCTGCGGCCCCTGTTCGATGCGGCGACGCTGGCGCGGCAACCGGAGCTGGCCGACATCCACGACCAGTTCGTCGTCGACGACACGCTGTGGCTGGGCTGCGCCAAGGCCTTGTGCCGGATCGATGCCGACGGCCGCGCCACCCGCTACGACCAGGCCCACGGCCTGCCGCCCGACTTCTGGCGCAACGCGGTGCGGGACCGCGCCGGCAGCCTGTGGGTCGTCGGCAGCAACAAGGTGATGCGGCTGCCGGCCGGCGCGACGCGCTTCCAGGAGCAGACACCTCCCGGGCTGGAGGGGCCGACCCTGGTGACCTGGCGCACGCCGATCCTGCTGGACCCGCAAGGCCGCGTGCTGGTGCGCACCAACCATGGCCTGGCGCGCTGGGAAGATGGGCACTGGCGCACCTTCGACCGTCGCAACGGCCTGCCCGAGGGCAACCTCGTCGCCATGCGCTTCGACCAGGCCGGCGACCTGTGGCTGAGCATGGACGGCGAAGGCGTGCTGCGCTGGAACGGCTATGGCTGGATCGAGAACTGGGATGTGTCGCAGGGCATCAGCCGGGCACCGACCTGGAGCATCCAGCGTACCCAGCGCGGCGAGCTGCTGAGCGGCAACGAGGGCGGTGTCGACCGGCTGCGCGAGGACGGCCGCTTCCAGCGCTGGCCCAGCGACCACGGCACGCAGATGATCGGCCTGCGCCGCGCCGCGGACGGCACGCTGTGGAGCATCGGTTCGATCGGCGTGCTGCGCCACTACGACGCGCAGGGTCGGCTGCTGCGCGCATATCCGCAGTTGCGCAGCGGCGGCGGCGGCCGCCAGCGAATGGTGATCGCCAAGCAACTGTTCGTGGACGCTGCCGACCGCGTCTGGATCCTCACCGACGACGGCGTCTACCTGCTGGCGCAGGCGACTGCAGACGCGGTCCCGCGCCGACTGTCGACGCTGCCCGGCGGCGAGTACTCGGATGTCCAGCAACGCCACGACGGCAGCCTGCTGATGACCGGCGTCGCCGGGCTGTTCCGCCTGCGCGGCGACACCTGGACCCCGATTCGGCTGGTTGCCGACAGTGCGCCGGCGCAGCCGGTGCTCAGCAAGCTGCTGGTCCTGGACGACGGCCAGGCCTGGGCCAGCCTGTACGGACCGGGCGCCTGGCAAGGCCGGCTGGACGGCGACACGCTGCACCTGCACCCGGCCGACGTGCAGTTGAGCGGCCTGCAGATCTACAGCCTGCGCCACACCCGCAACGGCTGGATCTGGATCAGCCACAACCAGGGCGTGGACGTCTATAACGGCCGCGCCTGGTCGCGGCTGACCCAGGCGCAGGGCCTGCTCTGGAACGACATGTCCGAGTCGGCCTTCCTGGAGGATCACGACGGGTCGGTGTGGCTGGGCAGCAGCCGTGGCGTCACCCATCTGCTGGATCCGACGCGGCTGTTCCCGGCGCGGGCGCCGCGGCTGGTGCTCAAGGAATTCAGCCGCGGCGGCGTGCCCGTCGGCGCGGGCACGCGCCTGCGCTGGAGCGAGGATCCCCTGCATATCGCGGTCGGCTCGCCGGACCTGTACGACGAACGCAACCGCATCAGCTTCCGTTATCGCTTCGAGGGCGCGCATACCCGCTGGCTGCACACGCCCAACTTCGAATTCGAGCAGCCGCCGCTGGCACCGGGCGACTACGTGCTGGAGGTGCAGTTGCTGGACGCGTACCGTCGCAGTGCCTCGGCGCCGCTGCGGGTGGCCTTCTCGGTGGCGCCGGTGTGGTGGCGCAGCCAGCCGATGCTGGTGCTGTACCTGCTGTTGGGCGGCGGCCTGGTGGTGGCACTGCTGCTGTGGCGCGAACGCCGCCTGCACCAACGCCAGCGCGAACTGGCCGACCTGGTGGCGCGGCGCACCGAGGAACTGGAGCACGACAAGCGCGAACTGGAGATCGCCCGCGCCGCGCTGGCGGTGAAGGCCTCGCACGACGCCCTCACCGGCCTGCTCAACCGCGCCGGCATCCTAGAGGCGCTGGCCGCGCAGATGCGCCGCAGCGACGCCGAACAGACGCCGCTGGCCGTGGCGATGATCGACCTGGACCACTTCAAGCGGATCAACGACGAGCATGGCCATCTGGTCGGCGACGCGGTGCTGATCGAGGTGGCGCGGCGCCTGGGCGCCAATCTGCGCGACGCCGACTTGGTGGGCCGCTACGGCGGCGAGGAACTGCTGGCGGTGCTGCCGGGGTTGCCGACGAGTTGCGGCGACCGGCTGCAGGCCCTGCGCGCCATCATCGCCGGGCAGCCGCTGCGCATCGGCGAGCGGCAGTTGGCGATCACCGCCTCGATCGGCGTGGCTTGGTACCGGCCCGGCGAACCGCTGCAGCAGTTGCTGGCGCGCGCCGACGCCGCCCTCTACCAGGCCAAGCGCCTGGGCCGCGACCGGGTGGAGCTGCAGCCGGCCTAG